A genomic region of Synechococcus sp. NOUM97013 contains the following coding sequences:
- the bioD gene encoding dethiobiotin synthase has translation MTASRTPLRLAVCGTDTDVGKTVISALLVQGLKARYWKPVQSGLEGGGDRQRVVDLIDLPASHWIPEAYAFEAPVSPHWAAELENRHLDPDRLTLPADDGTPLVVETAGGLHVPLNRSWQQIDQLQRWGLPVVLVARSGLGTLNHTLLSLEALRNRSIPVLGLVINGPLHDDNPRTLAELGKVPVLAELPPLQPLNAAALAHAWQKQGLGTKFEALAECPDHQ, from the coding sequence ATGACGGCATCCCGGACTCCACTGCGCCTCGCGGTTTGCGGCACCGACACCGACGTCGGCAAAACCGTGATCAGTGCCTTACTCGTGCAGGGGTTGAAGGCCCGTTACTGGAAACCGGTCCAGAGCGGACTGGAGGGCGGCGGAGATCGTCAACGGGTGGTGGATCTGATCGACTTGCCAGCCTCCCACTGGATTCCCGAGGCTTACGCCTTTGAAGCTCCTGTGTCGCCGCATTGGGCTGCAGAGCTTGAGAACAGACATCTCGACCCCGATCGCCTGACCCTGCCAGCAGACGATGGAACGCCCCTCGTGGTGGAAACAGCGGGGGGGCTGCATGTGCCACTGAACCGGTCATGGCAGCAAATTGATCAGCTGCAGCGCTGGGGGCTGCCCGTGGTGCTCGTCGCTCGCAGTGGGCTAGGCACGCTTAATCACACCCTGCTCAGCCTGGAGGCACTCCGAAACCGCAGCATCCCAGTGCTGGGTCTCGTGATCAACGGTCCCCTGCACGACGACAATCCACGCACCCTCGCTGAACTGGGAAAGGTTCCCGTTCTGGCGGAACTACCGCCGTTGCAACCGCTCAACGCGGCTGCACTGGCGCATGCATGGCAAAAGCAGGGCTTGGGCACTAAGTTCGAGGCGCTTGCTGAATGCCCGGATCACCAATGA
- a CDS encoding HEAT repeat domain-containing protein: protein MSDSSGNQKEDPRPELAIDPDVLARELEAELVGDPLDEIAPDDPEGDALEAVRSCDAGLEWLKQGHDQRLQGLRVFCEHRDPRAVPLLLPLLDETCPVVRMSAVYALGRNPSTQAVQALLNLLQVDSNAYVRKATAWSLGNYSDAPVLNPLIRALQVDVAAVRLWASVSLAEAGSTSPAKADLAAGQLLLSLKIDSEPVVRSNCIWALGRLHDMLVKPRQEEVVESFVAALLKDPETAVRDEARTALEQLDSPDLVDRLQTLLDEGLLL, encoded by the coding sequence ATGAGCGATTCATCCGGCAACCAGAAGGAGGACCCGAGGCCTGAGTTGGCCATCGACCCTGATGTGCTGGCGCGCGAGCTCGAAGCGGAGCTTGTGGGTGACCCCCTCGATGAGATCGCACCCGATGATCCGGAAGGTGATGCACTCGAGGCCGTGCGTTCCTGCGACGCAGGCTTGGAGTGGCTGAAGCAAGGCCATGACCAAAGGCTTCAGGGTCTCAGAGTGTTCTGCGAGCACCGCGATCCTCGGGCCGTCCCCTTGCTGTTGCCGCTGCTGGACGAGACCTGTCCAGTGGTACGGATGAGTGCTGTTTATGCGCTGGGTCGCAATCCTTCGACGCAGGCTGTGCAGGCGTTGCTCAATCTTCTTCAGGTCGATAGCAATGCCTATGTACGCAAAGCCACGGCCTGGAGTTTGGGCAATTACTCCGATGCTCCGGTGCTCAATCCGTTGATCCGTGCCTTGCAGGTCGACGTTGCAGCTGTTCGACTTTGGGCATCCGTTTCTCTGGCTGAGGCCGGTAGTACCTCTCCCGCCAAGGCGGATCTCGCTGCGGGACAGCTTCTGCTCAGCCTGAAGATCGACAGCGAGCCTGTGGTGCGCAGCAACTGCATTTGGGCACTCGGCCGCCTTCACGACATGTTGGTCAAGCCTCGCCAGGAGGAAGTGGTCGAAAGCTTCGTGGCCGCACTTCTGAAGGATCCTGAAACCGCAGTACGCGATGAAGCGCGGACCGCTCTCGAGCAGTTAGACAGTCCGGACCTGGTGGACCGCTTGCAGACCCTGCTGGACGAAGGACTGCTGCTTTGA
- a CDS encoding J domain-containing protein yields the protein MAPPVQDITHYERLGVSRGADVDTVRQAFRRLSKAVHPDTTRLPAEDAARQFQLLRDAYEQLTDPGMRRLYDTALRERDHPPALKTPSFPVPDSIGQRRPLSGGEWLSLLLLLGALALCLLLGVGVAWSRGLELQVQPSWLLEEQTQKSAEQSGGSDGLTPFVRNAAQPALPQSP from the coding sequence ATGGCTCCTCCGGTCCAGGACATCACCCATTACGAGCGTCTGGGCGTGTCCCGCGGAGCTGATGTCGACACCGTGCGGCAGGCGTTCCGACGCCTGAGTAAGGCCGTGCATCCCGACACCACCCGTTTGCCGGCTGAGGACGCTGCCCGTCAGTTCCAATTGCTGCGCGACGCCTACGAGCAGCTCACGGATCCAGGCATGCGGCGGCTCTACGACACTGCGCTGCGGGAGCGCGACCATCCCCCAGCTTTGAAGACCCCCTCGTTTCCGGTCCCTGACAGCATCGGTCAGCGTCGGCCTCTCTCCGGCGGCGAATGGCTGTCGCTGCTCCTGTTGCTGGGTGCTCTGGCTCTTTGTCTGCTGCTGGGTGTGGGTGTGGCCTGGAGTCGTGGGCTGGAGCTTCAGGTGCAGCCGAGCTGGTTGCTCGAGGAGCAGACTCAGAAGAGTGCTGAGCAATCCGGAGGTTCCGATGGCCTCACTCCCTTCGTCAGAAACGCCGCTCAACCAGCACTCCCTCAGAGCCCTTGA
- a CDS encoding DUF3143 domain-containing protein, which produces MASLPSSETPLNQHSLRALEGWLETLGATRSEQDPCDWNWEQPEWRARLRLDQEDLGVMWDSAVPPRSCSYSYRLPRADVEAALRFGP; this is translated from the coding sequence ATGGCCTCACTCCCTTCGTCAGAAACGCCGCTCAACCAGCACTCCCTCAGAGCCCTTGAAGGCTGGTTGGAGACGCTGGGTGCGACTCGCAGTGAGCAAGACCCCTGCGACTGGAACTGGGAACAGCCTGAATGGAGGGCACGGTTGCGTCTTGATCAGGAAGACCTTGGTGTGATGTGGGATTCGGCGGTGCCACCGCGCAGCTGCAGTTACTCCTACCGGCTTCCCAGAGCCGACGTCGAGGCCGCCTTGCGATTCGGCCCTTGA
- a CDS encoding aldo/keto reductase, producing MSSSALPTRRFGRTEIAMPVLSLGGMRFQQSWTDLAPDAITGESQRLLEDTLGRAVQAGFHHVETARHYGSSERQLGWALPESPDVSRILQTKVPPQADPEAFEAELELSLERLQVQRVDLLAIHGINRHDHLEQTIRPGGCLDVVRRWQAEGRIGHVGFSTHGEPELIVDAIETDCFDYVNLHWYFIRQDNEPAIAAAHRHDMGVFIISPTDKGGHLHTPGPRLRALTAPLHPIVFNDLFCLRDPRVHTISVGASCPDDLGLHLDAVAMLDQADRLITPIEQSLEQAAREALGGAWMDSWQQGLPHWQDTPGELNLPLLLWLHNLLEAWDLEGFVKARYGLLGRGGHWFPGSNADPLDLTVTETDLLAVLKASPWRDQIPGILRRLRDRVGGERQERLSSA from the coding sequence ATGTCTAGTTCCGCTCTGCCCACCCGACGTTTCGGGCGTACGGAGATCGCCATGCCGGTGCTCTCTTTGGGTGGCATGCGCTTTCAGCAGAGCTGGACCGACTTGGCGCCTGACGCCATCACCGGGGAATCTCAGCGTCTCCTGGAAGACACTCTGGGCCGTGCGGTGCAGGCTGGATTCCACCATGTGGAAACCGCGCGGCATTACGGCAGTTCAGAGCGTCAACTGGGTTGGGCTCTTCCCGAAAGCCCCGATGTGTCAAGAATCCTTCAGACCAAGGTGCCGCCCCAGGCTGATCCCGAGGCCTTTGAGGCTGAGCTGGAGTTATCGCTGGAACGCCTGCAGGTGCAACGGGTTGATCTGCTGGCCATTCATGGCATCAACCGTCATGACCATCTCGAACAGACCATTCGCCCCGGTGGATGTCTGGACGTCGTCCGCCGTTGGCAAGCGGAGGGGCGTATTGGTCACGTGGGGTTCTCCACCCATGGCGAGCCCGAGCTGATCGTCGATGCGATCGAGACGGACTGTTTCGATTACGTGAACTTGCACTGGTATTTCATCCGTCAGGACAATGAACCTGCGATCGCGGCAGCCCATCGCCATGACATGGGTGTGTTCATCATCAGTCCGACGGACAAGGGGGGGCATCTGCACACACCGGGGCCACGGCTCCGTGCGTTGACAGCGCCCCTGCATCCAATCGTGTTCAACGATCTCTTCTGTCTGCGGGACCCCAGGGTGCACACGATCAGCGTCGGGGCTTCCTGCCCGGATGATTTGGGGCTCCACCTTGATGCGGTGGCGATGCTCGACCAGGCGGACAGGCTGATCACGCCGATCGAGCAGAGCTTGGAGCAAGCGGCACGGGAAGCATTGGGCGGTGCATGGATGGACAGTTGGCAGCAGGGTCTGCCCCATTGGCAAGACACACCGGGTGAGCTGAATCTTCCTCTGCTTCTGTGGTTGCATAACCTGCTCGAGGCCTGGGATCTCGAGGGTTTTGTCAAAGCCCGATATGGTCTGCTCGGGCGTGGTGGCCATTGGTTTCCTGGCTCCAATGCGGACCCCCTTGATCTCACCGTCACGGAGACGGATCTGTTGGCTGTTCTGAAGGCCAGCCCCTGGCGAGATCAAATTCCTGGAATCCTTCGACGTCTCAGAGATCGTGTGGGCGGAGAGCGTCAGGAGCGCCTTTCGTCGGCCTGA
- a CDS encoding DUF2997 domain-containing protein has translation MPQRTVRFRIRPDGRVEEQVEGVSGDACLQLTDRLEAALGTVEQRQPTAEAFNTPQVLTQSQSQSVEPS, from the coding sequence ATGCCTCAACGCACAGTTCGATTCCGCATCCGTCCTGACGGGCGTGTTGAAGAGCAGGTGGAGGGTGTCAGCGGCGACGCCTGTCTGCAGCTCACGGATCGTCTTGAGGCAGCCCTTGGCACCGTTGAACAGCGTCAGCCCACGGCTGAAGCCTTCAATACCCCTCAGGTCCTGACCCAGTCGCAATCTCAGTCCGTCGAGCCTTCCTGA
- a CDS encoding DUF1257 domain-containing protein, which yields MSHFSTVKTELRQLAPLRGALEDLGYTPGEIQQAVRGYQGQTVDAELAVAVEGSADFGFSWNESSGAYEFVTDLDLWRQPIPVERFLSKLTQRYALRSVLEASRQEGFDVAQQTDCQDGSIELVVTRWDA from the coding sequence ATGTCTCACTTCAGCACCGTCAAAACCGAACTTCGTCAGCTCGCCCCACTGCGCGGAGCGCTTGAAGATCTGGGTTACACCCCGGGCGAGATTCAGCAAGCTGTGCGCGGTTACCAGGGTCAGACCGTTGACGCAGAACTGGCCGTTGCTGTCGAGGGCAGTGCGGATTTCGGTTTCAGTTGGAATGAATCCAGTGGCGCCTACGAGTTCGTCACCGATTTGGACCTCTGGCGTCAGCCCATTCCGGTGGAGCGATTCCTCTCCAAGCTCACCCAGCGTTACGCCCTGCGCTCTGTGCTGGAAGCCAGCCGCCAAGAAGGGTTTGATGTGGCTCAACAGACTGATTGCCAGGACGGTTCTATTGAGCTCGTGGTGACCCGCTGGGACGCCTGA
- a CDS encoding sodium:solute symporter family protein gives MAPIDWIILIGYLAATLALGLWLARRNRGEDDYFVAGRSLSGWLAGASMAATTFSIDTPLYVAGIVGTRGLAANWEWWGFGLAHVAMAVVFAPLWRRSGVLTDAAFTELRYGGPAAAWLRGIKAFLLALPVNCIGIGYAFLAMRKVVEALGIVSNQPVAAAGGIPDTLLLLSIVAALVLAYTVAGGLWAVVITDFIQLLLALLGASAVAWAAVHAAGGMGSLLDQLSAMERPELLSLVPWRWGPDGFDWIGGAGISISTFLAYLTVQWWSFRRSDGGGEFIQRMLATKDEQQARLAGWVFLVVNYLVRSWLWVLVALAALVLLPDQSDWEMSYPALAVQLLPPVVLGLVVVSLVAAFMSTVSTSVNWGASYLTHDLYQRFLRPNASPRELLLVGQVMSVMLLVLGVATALISDSIGTVFRLVIAIGTGPGVVLVLRWFWWRINAAAELAAMLCGFVVGLSTSVVPLLQISDYGQRLMVTTSLTAVVWILVMLVTPPESPAVLERFVQTVQPPGPGWSQWRRRFDVQASESLSDLLARFVFSSGVLFGALLGSGAFLLHQTLLGWLGLVVAVVSLTLLRLPRRSVAPL, from the coding sequence ATGGCTCCGATCGACTGGATCATCCTGATTGGCTATCTGGCGGCGACGCTGGCTCTGGGTCTCTGGTTGGCTCGACGCAACCGTGGTGAGGATGACTACTTCGTGGCAGGTCGCAGTCTCAGCGGCTGGCTTGCGGGTGCATCGATGGCGGCCACGACCTTTTCCATCGATACGCCGCTCTACGTGGCGGGCATCGTCGGCACCCGAGGCCTCGCGGCCAACTGGGAGTGGTGGGGGTTCGGCCTGGCTCATGTGGCGATGGCGGTGGTGTTTGCACCGCTCTGGCGCCGAAGTGGCGTGCTCACGGATGCGGCCTTCACCGAACTGCGTTACGGGGGGCCGGCAGCGGCCTGGCTCCGCGGCATCAAAGCCTTCCTCTTGGCATTGCCGGTCAACTGCATCGGCATCGGTTACGCCTTCCTGGCCATGCGCAAAGTGGTGGAGGCTCTGGGCATCGTCTCCAACCAACCGGTGGCCGCCGCCGGAGGCATCCCCGACACACTGCTGCTGCTGAGCATCGTGGCTGCCTTGGTGCTGGCGTACACCGTGGCCGGGGGACTGTGGGCCGTGGTGATTACCGATTTCATTCAGTTGCTCTTGGCGCTGCTGGGGGCCTCCGCCGTGGCTTGGGCTGCCGTGCATGCGGCTGGCGGCATGGGCTCACTTCTGGATCAGCTCAGCGCCATGGAGCGTCCGGAGCTGTTGTCCCTCGTTCCATGGCGCTGGGGCCCCGATGGTTTCGACTGGATCGGTGGAGCTGGTATCAGCATCTCGACCTTCCTGGCTTATCTCACCGTGCAGTGGTGGAGCTTCCGACGCAGTGACGGCGGTGGTGAATTCATCCAGCGGATGTTGGCGACGAAAGACGAGCAGCAGGCGCGGCTGGCCGGTTGGGTGTTTTTGGTGGTCAACTATTTGGTACGCAGCTGGTTGTGGGTGCTCGTGGCCTTGGCGGCTCTCGTGTTGCTGCCGGATCAGAGCGATTGGGAGATGAGCTACCCCGCCCTGGCTGTCCAGCTGTTGCCTCCGGTGGTGCTTGGTCTGGTGGTGGTGTCACTGGTTGCTGCCTTCATGAGCACCGTCAGCACCTCCGTGAACTGGGGTGCCAGCTATCTGACCCACGATCTCTATCAACGTTTCCTGCGCCCGAACGCTTCGCCGCGCGAGTTGCTGCTGGTGGGTCAGGTGATGAGTGTGATGCTGTTGGTCCTGGGGGTGGCAACGGCTCTGATCAGCGACAGCATCGGAACGGTCTTCCGTCTGGTGATCGCTATCGGCACCGGTCCAGGGGTGGTGCTGGTGCTGCGCTGGTTCTGGTGGCGGATCAACGCAGCTGCGGAGCTGGCCGCGATGCTCTGTGGCTTTGTGGTTGGACTCTCCACATCGGTGGTGCCCCTGCTGCAGATCAGTGATTACGGCCAGCGACTGATGGTCACCACCTCGCTCACCGCTGTGGTTTGGATCCTTGTGATGCTGGTGACACCACCGGAGTCACCGGCTGTGCTGGAGCGCTTTGTGCAGACGGTGCAACCCCCTGGCCCCGGTTGGAGCCAGTGGCGTCGGCGCTTTGATGTGCAGGCCAGTGAGAGCCTTTCAGACCTGCTGGCCCGGTTCGTGTTCAGTTCGGGTGTGCTGTTCGGTGCCTTGTTGGGGTCCGGTGCTTTCCTTCTGCACCAGACGTTGCTGGGCTGGCTCGGCTTGGTGGTGGCTGTGGTCTCGTTGACGCTGCTTCGCCTCCCACGTCGTTCGGTCGCACCGCTCTGA
- a CDS encoding methyltransferase has translation MTADQWGDRVLSRFGAAAGSYDAAAMLQRAVAWRLAGHCKRIGVPRGLWVDLGSGTGNLADALETHHPGQGVLRLDGSDAMLRRQPPDAHTQLWDLRQPLPNWEPSPSLLASSFCLHWLDSPEQRVQQWLQRLQPGGCLALALPVEGCFPQWHQASAQSGVACSALAFPHHASLCGNLEPEQIQFTQQLRFTTTAINLPRLLKPLRRVGAGSSRNRALSVQDWRALQRCWPDCDGDRPLRLTWLIQLLLIRR, from the coding sequence ATGACAGCCGATCAATGGGGTGACCGCGTGCTGTCACGCTTCGGGGCCGCGGCCGGGAGCTACGACGCGGCGGCGATGCTGCAGCGGGCCGTGGCCTGGCGCCTAGCCGGCCATTGCAAAAGGATCGGCGTCCCTAGGGGGCTATGGGTTGATCTCGGCAGCGGCACCGGGAACCTTGCCGATGCACTGGAGACCCATCACCCAGGGCAAGGAGTGCTGCGACTGGACGGGAGTGATGCCATGTTGCGCCGCCAACCACCCGATGCGCACACCCAGCTCTGGGACCTGAGGCAACCTCTGCCGAACTGGGAGCCAAGCCCCAGTCTGCTGGCCTCCAGCTTCTGTCTGCACTGGCTGGACAGTCCTGAACAACGGGTGCAGCAATGGCTGCAACGGCTTCAACCGGGTGGATGTCTAGCGCTCGCCTTACCCGTTGAAGGCTGCTTCCCGCAGTGGCATCAGGCTTCGGCCCAAAGCGGTGTTGCCTGCAGCGCCCTGGCGTTTCCACACCACGCGTCGTTATGCGGCAATCTCGAACCGGAGCAGATCCAATTCACCCAACAGCTTCGCTTCACCACAACGGCCATCAATCTTCCCCGGCTGCTGAAACCGCTCCGCCGCGTGGGTGCTGGTTCAAGCCGGAACCGGGCCCTGTCTGTGCAGGACTGGCGGGCGCTGCAGAGGTGTTGGCCTGATTGCGACGGCGATCGACCACTCAGACTCACCTGGTTGATCCAACTGCTGCTGATCCGCCGATGA
- a CDS encoding ferredoxin, translating into MVDPSAAAYVAASYEQDERTGREPVLGGELREKAVWVDEAVCIGCRYCAHVATNTFCIEPNLGRSRAIRQDGDSTERIQEAIETCPVDCIHWVAFDDLPGLKQQLDAQELLPLGLPSPARLRRQLPRNTSHD; encoded by the coding sequence GTGGTTGACCCCTCGGCGGCCGCCTACGTCGCCGCTTCCTACGAGCAGGATGAGCGCACCGGACGGGAGCCTGTTCTTGGAGGTGAGCTGCGCGAAAAGGCTGTGTGGGTGGATGAAGCGGTGTGCATCGGTTGCCGCTATTGCGCCCATGTCGCCACCAACACGTTCTGCATTGAACCCAACCTCGGGCGTTCGCGTGCCATCCGTCAGGACGGCGACAGCACCGAACGCATTCAGGAGGCGATCGAGACCTGTCCGGTGGATTGCATCCATTGGGTTGCCTTCGATGATCTGCCGGGCTTGAAGCAGCAACTGGATGCCCAGGAGTTGCTGCCACTGGGCCTCCCTTCACCGGCTCGTTTGCGTCGACAGTTGCCACGCAACACCAGCCACGATTGA
- a CDS encoding alpha/beta hydrolase: MKQVIAMHGWSGDGSSWHPWERHFSRHGWSWCNGERGYGDRTPVIPTWRTTEPKKTKPCRAVIAHSLGPHLIGPDVLSEATEIVLLASFGRFVPEGPHGRALRTGLKGMRKAIGSAEETAMLRTFLQRAAQPDSADGLPPGPVQKGLSTEGRERLANDLDRLIATRGLPEGLPSSARVLVVDAEEDAIVSPAASRDQLIALEGHLEQPPEHWHLRSTGHALLVPDLLRRVQQWLDRVSPEPA; the protein is encoded by the coding sequence ATGAAACAGGTCATCGCCATGCATGGCTGGAGCGGCGACGGGAGCAGCTGGCACCCCTGGGAGCGTCATTTCAGCCGGCATGGCTGGAGCTGGTGCAATGGCGAACGCGGCTACGGCGACCGCACACCTGTGATCCCCACCTGGAGGACGACGGAACCAAAGAAAACCAAACCATGCCGTGCTGTCATCGCTCATTCCCTGGGCCCCCATCTCATTGGGCCTGATGTGCTGAGTGAAGCCACGGAGATCGTGCTGCTGGCCAGCTTCGGGCGATTCGTTCCGGAAGGCCCGCACGGGCGTGCGCTGCGAACAGGACTGAAGGGCATGCGCAAGGCAATCGGTAGTGCAGAAGAAACCGCCATGCTGCGCACCTTCCTGCAACGGGCCGCGCAGCCCGACAGCGCTGATGGCTTGCCGCCTGGGCCTGTGCAGAAAGGACTGTCTACGGAAGGCCGAGAACGCCTGGCCAACGATCTTGACCGGCTGATCGCCACTCGTGGCCTGCCCGAAGGACTCCCCTCCAGCGCGAGGGTTCTCGTGGTGGATGCCGAGGAGGATGCGATCGTCTCTCCAGCCGCCAGTCGAGATCAGCTGATCGCCCTGGAAGGCCATCTCGAACAGCCACCAGAGCACTGGCATCTCCGCAGTACTGGCCATGCCCTGCTGGTACCCGATCTGCTGAGGCGTGTTCAACAGTGGCTGGACCGTGTGTCCCCAGAACCGGCATGA
- the bioA gene encoding adenosylmethionine--8-amino-7-oxononanoate transaminase: protein MSRNHHPNLWPPFTSITSTPPLEQVVRGEGAVLYRAEGAPLIDAISSWWVTLHGHAHPVVAAAIAGQAATLEQVIFAEFTHPQAERLAERLAERTGLDRVFFSDNGSTAVEVALKTAVQWWHNRGEARQQLIAFDGAYHGDTFGAMAVGARSLFSEPFDPLLFPVTRVPWPHTHWNDEEVERREQQALDALELALRTPTAAVILEPLVQGAGGMRMVRPQFLQAVEQRVREAGSLLIADEVMAGFGRCGRLLASQRAGITPDLVALSKGLTAGFLPMGITLATKAIFEEFLGTDPTKTLWHGHSFTANPLGCAAANASLDLLEAEPQLHEQFEQRHRHRLERLAHHPRVQRPRLCGTIAAFDLVTDGAQGYLNPAGKVLRRLVRDQGVLIRPLGDVVYLLPPLCISNTQLDQCYEAIANGLEALPASAP, encoded by the coding sequence GTGTCACGGAACCATCACCCCAATCTTTGGCCTCCTTTCACCTCCATCACCAGCACGCCCCCGCTGGAACAGGTGGTTCGCGGCGAAGGTGCGGTTCTCTACAGGGCGGAAGGGGCACCGCTGATCGATGCCATCAGCAGTTGGTGGGTCACGCTGCATGGCCATGCCCACCCTGTGGTGGCAGCAGCAATCGCGGGACAGGCGGCCACCCTGGAGCAGGTGATCTTCGCCGAATTCACCCATCCCCAGGCGGAACGCCTGGCGGAACGCCTGGCCGAACGCACTGGACTGGACCGGGTGTTCTTCTCCGACAACGGATCCACAGCCGTGGAAGTGGCGCTGAAAACGGCCGTGCAGTGGTGGCACAACCGTGGCGAAGCCCGTCAGCAGCTGATTGCCTTCGATGGGGCTTATCACGGCGACACCTTTGGCGCGATGGCCGTCGGGGCACGCAGTCTGTTCAGTGAACCCTTTGATCCGCTGCTGTTTCCCGTGACCCGGGTTCCGTGGCCCCATACCCACTGGAACGACGAGGAGGTGGAGCGCCGCGAGCAGCAGGCCTTAGACGCACTGGAACTGGCGCTGCGCACACCGACAGCAGCTGTCATTCTCGAACCGCTCGTTCAGGGAGCGGGCGGGATGCGCATGGTGCGTCCGCAGTTTCTGCAGGCGGTTGAACAGCGGGTGCGCGAAGCCGGCAGTTTGCTGATCGCCGATGAAGTGATGGCGGGATTCGGACGCTGCGGCCGCCTGCTGGCGTCCCAGAGAGCGGGCATCACACCGGATCTGGTGGCCCTATCCAAGGGGCTGACAGCAGGGTTCTTGCCGATGGGAATCACGCTGGCAACGAAAGCGATCTTCGAGGAGTTTCTCGGCACCGATCCAACCAAGACCCTCTGGCATGGCCACAGCTTCACGGCCAACCCGCTGGGCTGTGCTGCGGCCAATGCCAGCCTGGATTTACTCGAAGCCGAGCCGCAACTTCACGAACAATTCGAACAGCGCCATCGCCATCGATTGGAACGGCTGGCACACCATCCCAGGGTGCAGCGTCCTCGGCTCTGCGGCACCATCGCCGCCTTCGACCTGGTGACCGATGGCGCCCAGGGCTATCTCAACCCGGCCGGCAAAGTGTTGCGACGACTCGTCAGGGACCAGGGGGTGCTGATTCGTCCTCTGGGGGATGTGGTCTATCTTTTGCCGCCGCTCTGCATCAGCAACACCCAGCTGGATCAGTGCTATGAGGCGATCGCCAACGGATTGGAGGCATTGCCTGCCAGCGCCCCGTGA
- the rsmG gene encoding 16S rRNA (guanine(527)-N(7))-methyltransferase RsmG, with the protein MPDSSPFAKPGPELWRLLGWTPDPQQLQQLIDLQRLLEDWNGRVNLTRLVQGEDFWIAQVLDSLWPLLPELEKPETPRRCIDVGTGGGFPGLAVAIALPGAHLTLVDSVGRKTAAVAAMATALGLSDRVVVRTERVERTGHDPGCRGQFDLAMARAVAAAPVVAEYLVPLLQQQGQALLYRGRWQDSDDAELQPALKLLNARSDGISRTELPADRGPRTLIRISTDRATPKIYPRAIGVPTKLPLGGQADERRS; encoded by the coding sequence ATGCCGGATTCATCGCCGTTCGCCAAGCCAGGGCCAGAGCTTTGGAGGTTGCTCGGATGGACTCCGGATCCCCAGCAACTGCAACAACTGATTGACCTGCAACGGTTGCTGGAGGACTGGAACGGCCGGGTCAACCTCACCCGTCTGGTGCAAGGCGAGGATTTCTGGATTGCACAAGTGCTGGATAGCCTCTGGCCCCTGCTGCCGGAGCTGGAGAAACCAGAGACCCCACGTCGCTGCATTGATGTGGGCACAGGTGGGGGATTTCCAGGGCTGGCTGTGGCGATTGCGCTGCCGGGTGCCCACCTGACTCTGGTGGACTCGGTTGGGCGTAAAACCGCAGCAGTCGCTGCCATGGCGACTGCGCTGGGGCTGAGCGACCGCGTGGTCGTTCGCACCGAACGGGTCGAACGCACAGGCCACGATCCAGGGTGCAGAGGTCAATTCGACCTGGCCATGGCACGGGCTGTGGCTGCTGCACCTGTGGTGGCGGAATATCTCGTGCCCCTGCTTCAACAGCAAGGGCAGGCCCTGCTCTATCGGGGCCGCTGGCAGGACAGCGACGATGCCGAACTGCAACCGGCCCTGAAGCTGCTGAACGCACGCAGCGACGGCATCAGCCGCACGGAACTGCCTGCGGATCGGGGCCCCCGCACACTGATTCGCATCAGCACTGATCGCGCAACACCCAAGATCTATCCCCGCGCGATCGGAGTGCCGACGAAGCTTCCCTTGGGAGGTCAGGCCGACGAAAGGCGCTCCTGA